A region from the Vicia villosa cultivar HV-30 ecotype Madison, WI linkage group LG3, Vvil1.0, whole genome shotgun sequence genome encodes:
- the LOC131657327 gene encoding 21 kDa protein-like, with amino-acid sequence MATMFTLLFLLISLLSIATSTPTSFIKSSCSTTQYPTLCVQSLSVYASTIQQDPHQLVQTALSLSLNKTQSTKGFVTMCKSFKNLKPREYAALHDCAEEISDSVDRLSRSLKELQLCKIKGQDFNWHISNVETWVSSALTDESTCGDGFSGKALDGKIKASIRSRMVNVAQVTSNALSLINQYAANH; translated from the coding sequence ATGGCAACAATGTTCACTCTTCTTTTCCTTCTAATTTCTCTTCTCTCTATAGCAACATCAACACCAACAAGTTTCATCAAATCCTCATGTAGCACAACACAATACCCAACACTTTGTGTTCAATCTCTCTCTGTCTATGCTTCAACAATCCAACAAGACCCTCACCAACTAGTCCAAACAGCTCTATCCCTTAGTCTCAACAAAACTCAATCCACAAAAGGCTTTGTCACAATGTGCAAGAGCTTCAAGAATCTCAAACCAAGAGAATATGCTGCTCTTCATGATTGTGCTGAGGAAATTAGTGATAGTGTTGATAGGCTTAGCCGTTCATTGAAAGAGCTTCAACTTTGTAAGATTAAGGGTCAAGATTTCAATTGGCATATAAGCAATGTTGAGACATGGGTTAGCTCAGCTTTGACTGATGAAAGCACTTGTGGTGATGGATTTAGTGGAAAAGCACTTGATGGAAAAATCAAAGCCTCTATTAGATCTAGAATGGTTAATGTTGCTCAAGTTACTAGTAATGCTCTTTCACTTATAAATCAATATGCTGCTAATCACTAG